One Diceros bicornis minor isolate mBicDic1 chromosome 27, mDicBic1.mat.cur, whole genome shotgun sequence genomic region harbors:
- the LOC131393024 gene encoding keratin-associated protein 19-4-like → MSPYSNYYGGLDYGFGSFGGLGSGCGLGWGSFGRLGCGCGFGGNKYGFYRPSFYGRYGFSSFY, encoded by the coding sequence ATGAGCCCCTACAGCAACTACTATGGAGGCCTGGACTACGGCTTTGGaagcttcggtggcctgggctcTGGATGTGGCCTTGGATGGGGCAGCTTTGGCAGACTGGGCTGTGGCTGTGGTTTTGGAGGCAACAAATATGGCTTCTACCGTCCATCATTCTATGGAAGATATGGATTCTCTAGCTTCTACTGA